In Phyllopteryx taeniolatus isolate TA_2022b chromosome 1, UOR_Ptae_1.2, whole genome shotgun sequence, the following proteins share a genomic window:
- the tfcp2 gene encoding transcription factor CP2 isoform X1, protein MAWALKLPLSDEVIESGLVQDFDASLSGIGQELGAGAYSMSDVLALPIFKQEESNLPPDTDKILPFQYVLCAATSPAVKLHDETLTYLNQGQSYEIIMLDNRKIGELPEISGKMVKSIIRVVFHDRRLQYTEHQQLEGWRWNRPGDRILDLDIPMSVGIIDPRANPTQLNTVEFLWEPSKRTSVFIQVHCISTEFTMRKHGGEKGVPFRIQIDTFKENESSEYTEHLHSASCQVKVFKPKGADRKQKTDREKMEKRAPQEKEKYQASYETTILTECSPWPEVPYVNNSPSPGFNSTQNSFPVAEGNGSPNHQPEPVVQVADNLLPAATPQDAQQWLLRNRFSPFSRLFTNFSGADLLKLTREDVIQICGPADGIRLFNALKGRVVRPRLTIYVCQESQQARDQQTKHENGEAANSTFFIYHAIYLEELTTTELTEKIAQLFNISPRQINQIVKQGPTGIHVLVSDEMIQNFQDEVCFVLDTMKDDTNDGYHIILK, encoded by the exons ATGGCCTGGGCTCTGAAGTTGCCGCTCTCCGACGAAGTGATTGAGTCCGGACTGGTCCAGGACTTTGATGCCAGCCTGTCGGGCATCGGCCAGGAGCTTGGTGCTGGGGCATACAGCATGAG CGACGTACTTGCCCTGCCTATCTTCAAACAAGAGGAGTCCAACTTGCCTCCTGACACCGACAAGATCCTTCCCTTCCAGTATGTTCTGTGTGCTGCTACCTCGCCAGCCGTTAAACTGCATGATGAAACACTCACCTACCTCAATCAAG GGCAGTCCTATGAAATTATCATGCTTGATAATCGGAAAATTGGTGAACTTCCGGAAATCTCTGGTAAAATGGTTAAG AGCATCATTCGCGTGGTGTTTCACGACCGCCGACTTCAGTACACAGAGCACCAACAGCTGGAGGGTTGGCGCTGGAACAGGCCCGGGGATCGCATTCTGGACCTGG ATATCCCCATGTCAGTTGGCATTATCGACCCACGGGCTAACCCTACTCAGCTTAACACTGTGGAGTTCCTATGGGAACCGTCAAAAAGAACCTCAGTTTTTATCCAG GTTCACTGCATCAGCACAGAATTTACCATGCGTAAACACGGCGGGGAAAAAGGGGTTCCCTTTCGCATCCAGATCGACACGTTCAAAGAGAACGAGAGCAGCGAGTACACCGAGCACCTCCACTCCGCCTCCTGTCAGGTCAAAGTTTTCAAG CCGAAAGGTGCGGATAGAAAGCAGAAGACTGATAGGGAGAAGATGGAGAAAAGGGCACCACAGGAGAAGGAGAAATACCAGGCCTCGTATGAAACTACAATCCTCACAGAG TGTTCCCCCTGGCCCGAGGTCCCCTATGTAAACAACTCTCCATCACCGGGCTTCAACAGCACGCAGAACAGCTTCCCAGTTGCAGAAGG AAACGGATCACCAAACCACCAGCCTGAGCCTGTGGTTCAAGTAGCTGAC AATTTGTTACCTGCAGCGACGCCACAAGATGCACAACAGTGGCTTCTCCGAAACCGCTTCTCGCCTTTCTCTCGGCTCTTCACCAACTTCTCAG GAGCAGACCTGTTGAAGCTGACCAGGGAAGATGTCATACAGATCTGTGGCCCAGCAGACGGCATACGACTATTCAATGCACTAAAAGGACG GGTGGTCCGTCCGAGGTTAACTATCTACGTGTGCCAGGAGTCGCAGCAGGCACGCGATCAGCAGACCAAACATGAGAACGGAGAGGCTGCAAACAGCACTTTCTTTA TATATCATGCCATCTACCTGGAGGAGCTGACTACGACTGAGCTGACAGAGAAGATCGCCCAGCTCTTCAACATCTCGCCCCGACAGATCAACCAGATCGTCAAACAGGGTCCCACTGGCATCCACGTGCTGGTCAGTGATGAG
- the tfcp2 gene encoding transcription factor CP2 isoform X2 — translation MFCVLLPRQPLNCMMKHSPTSIKSIIRVVFHDRRLQYTEHQQLEGWRWNRPGDRILDLDIPMSVGIIDPRANPTQLNTVEFLWEPSKRTSVFIQVHCISTEFTMRKHGGEKGVPFRIQIDTFKENESSEYTEHLHSASCQVKVFKPKGADRKQKTDREKMEKRAPQEKEKYQASYETTILTECSPWPEVPYVNNSPSPGFNSTQNSFPVAEGNGSPNHQPEPVVQVADNLLPAATPQDAQQWLLRNRFSPFSRLFTNFSGADLLKLTREDVIQICGPADGIRLFNALKGRVVRPRLTIYVCQESQQARDQQTKHENGEAANSTFFIYHAIYLEELTTTELTEKIAQLFNISPRQINQIVKQGPTGIHVLVSDEMIQNFQDEVCFVLDTMKDDTNDGYHIILK, via the exons ATGTTCTGTGTGCTGCTACCTCGCCAGCCGTTAAACTGCATGATGAAACACTCACCTACCTCAATCAAG AGCATCATTCGCGTGGTGTTTCACGACCGCCGACTTCAGTACACAGAGCACCAACAGCTGGAGGGTTGGCGCTGGAACAGGCCCGGGGATCGCATTCTGGACCTGG ATATCCCCATGTCAGTTGGCATTATCGACCCACGGGCTAACCCTACTCAGCTTAACACTGTGGAGTTCCTATGGGAACCGTCAAAAAGAACCTCAGTTTTTATCCAG GTTCACTGCATCAGCACAGAATTTACCATGCGTAAACACGGCGGGGAAAAAGGGGTTCCCTTTCGCATCCAGATCGACACGTTCAAAGAGAACGAGAGCAGCGAGTACACCGAGCACCTCCACTCCGCCTCCTGTCAGGTCAAAGTTTTCAAG CCGAAAGGTGCGGATAGAAAGCAGAAGACTGATAGGGAGAAGATGGAGAAAAGGGCACCACAGGAGAAGGAGAAATACCAGGCCTCGTATGAAACTACAATCCTCACAGAG TGTTCCCCCTGGCCCGAGGTCCCCTATGTAAACAACTCTCCATCACCGGGCTTCAACAGCACGCAGAACAGCTTCCCAGTTGCAGAAGG AAACGGATCACCAAACCACCAGCCTGAGCCTGTGGTTCAAGTAGCTGAC AATTTGTTACCTGCAGCGACGCCACAAGATGCACAACAGTGGCTTCTCCGAAACCGCTTCTCGCCTTTCTCTCGGCTCTTCACCAACTTCTCAG GAGCAGACCTGTTGAAGCTGACCAGGGAAGATGTCATACAGATCTGTGGCCCAGCAGACGGCATACGACTATTCAATGCACTAAAAGGACG GGTGGTCCGTCCGAGGTTAACTATCTACGTGTGCCAGGAGTCGCAGCAGGCACGCGATCAGCAGACCAAACATGAGAACGGAGAGGCTGCAAACAGCACTTTCTTTA TATATCATGCCATCTACCTGGAGGAGCTGACTACGACTGAGCTGACAGAGAAGATCGCCCAGCTCTTCAACATCTCGCCCCGACAGATCAACCAGATCGTCAAACAGGGTCCCACTGGCATCCACGTGCTGGTCAGTGATGAG